From Pantoea sp. Ep11b, the proteins below share one genomic window:
- the folC gene encoding bifunctional tetrahydrofolate synthase/dihydrofolate synthase, translated as MDNLHLPQATSPLAAWLYYLEHLHTQAIELGLDRIRQVAQRLDLLKPAPFVFTVAGTNGKGTTCRTLEALLIAAGYRVGVYSSPHLVRYTERVRVQGEELSEAQHCASFAEIEAGRGEISLTYFEFGTLSALNLFRQAQLDVVILEVGLGGRLDATNIVDADVAVITSIALDHTDWLGPDRESIGREKAGVFRAGKPAVVGEADMPQSIARVAQEKGAQLLQRNIDWSWHAQAGSWSLRDAIGELNDLPLPQVPLPNAATALAALRVSGLTVSEAQIRASLPLAMLPGRFQTLSESPRVILDVAHNPHAATYLASRLAALPKKGKVHAVVGMLHDKDIAGTLAALAPVVDAWYCAPLEGPRGATAEQLLDALPQGEAFGSVELAWQQARQRAAPQDIVLVCGSFHTVAQVMESIKTEKGRGE; from the coding sequence ATGGACAATCTTCACCTTCCTCAAGCCACGTCGCCTTTGGCCGCGTGGCTTTATTATCTTGAGCACCTGCATACTCAGGCTATCGAACTGGGTCTGGACCGTATTCGCCAGGTGGCACAACGTCTCGACCTGCTGAAACCCGCCCCTTTCGTCTTTACCGTCGCCGGAACCAACGGCAAGGGCACCACCTGCCGCACACTGGAAGCGCTGCTGATTGCCGCAGGCTATCGCGTGGGCGTCTACAGTTCGCCACATCTGGTGCGCTACACCGAACGCGTCCGGGTGCAGGGTGAGGAGCTGAGTGAGGCGCAGCACTGCGCCAGCTTCGCGGAGATCGAGGCCGGACGTGGCGAAATCTCGCTGACCTACTTTGAATTTGGCACGCTCTCGGCGCTGAACCTGTTCCGCCAGGCGCAGCTCGATGTGGTGATCCTCGAAGTCGGTCTGGGCGGACGGCTGGATGCCACTAATATTGTGGATGCCGATGTCGCCGTCATCACCAGCATCGCGCTGGACCACACTGACTGGCTTGGCCCGGATCGCGAAAGCATCGGGCGCGAAAAGGCCGGTGTCTTTCGAGCCGGCAAGCCGGCCGTCGTCGGCGAAGCCGATATGCCGCAGAGCATTGCCCGCGTTGCGCAGGAAAAGGGCGCCCAGCTGCTCCAGCGCAACATTGACTGGTCATGGCATGCGCAGGCCGGGAGCTGGTCGCTGCGCGACGCGATCGGTGAACTGAACGATCTGCCACTGCCGCAGGTCCCGCTGCCGAATGCGGCGACCGCGCTGGCGGCGCTGCGGGTTTCCGGGCTGACGGTCAGCGAGGCGCAGATCCGCGCCAGCCTGCCGCTGGCGATGCTACCGGGGCGCTTTCAGACCCTCAGCGAGTCACCGCGCGTGATTCTGGATGTTGCTCACAATCCGCACGCAGCGACCTATCTGGCGTCGCGGCTGGCGGCGCTGCCGAAAAAGGGCAAAGTGCATGCCGTTGTGGGCATGCTGCATGATAAAGATATCGCCGGTACGCTGGCGGCGCTGGCACCGGTCGTCGATGCCTGGTACTGCGCGCCGCTGGAAGGACCGCGCGGCGCTACGGCTGAGCAGCTGCTGGATGCGCTGCCGCAGGGCGAGGCGTTTGGCTCGGTTGAGCTTGCCTGGCAGCAGGCACGTCAGCGTGCCGCGCCGCAGGATATTGTGCTGGTCTGTGGTTCATTCCACACCGTAGCACAGGTCATGGAATCGATTAAAACGGAGAAAGGACGTGGCGAGTAA
- the accD gene encoding acetyl-CoA carboxylase, carboxyltransferase subunit beta, protein MSWIERILNKSTTTPARKASIPEGVWTKCDSCGQVLYRAELERNLEVCPKCDHHMRMHARERLGSFLDQGTMVELGSELEPKDLLKFRDSKKYKDRLVAAQKATDEKDALIVMKGQLHGMPVVTAAFEFAFMGGSMGSVVGARFVRAVEQALEDNCPLICFSASGGARMQEALMSLMQMAKTSAALAKMQERGLPYISVLTDPTMGGVSASFAMLGDLNVAEPKALIGFAGPRVIEQTVREKLPPGFQRSEFLIEKGAIDMIIRRPEMRYKLASLLAKMMNLPAPLHDGEQSVPATTESESNEA, encoded by the coding sequence ATGAGCTGGATTGAACGCATTCTTAATAAAAGCACCACGACGCCTGCGCGCAAAGCTAGCATCCCGGAAGGGGTGTGGACGAAGTGTGACAGCTGTGGACAGGTGCTGTACCGCGCTGAACTGGAGCGCAATCTTGAGGTCTGCCCGAAGTGTGACCACCACATGCGTATGCATGCCCGTGAGCGCCTCGGCAGTTTCCTCGATCAGGGCACTATGGTTGAGCTTGGCAGTGAACTTGAACCCAAAGATCTGCTGAAGTTCCGTGACTCGAAAAAGTATAAAGATCGTCTGGTTGCAGCGCAGAAAGCGACTGACGAGAAAGATGCGCTGATCGTGATGAAAGGTCAGCTGCACGGCATGCCGGTTGTGACAGCCGCCTTTGAATTTGCCTTTATGGGCGGCTCAATGGGCTCTGTCGTCGGCGCCCGTTTTGTCCGTGCCGTTGAGCAGGCGCTGGAAGATAACTGCCCGCTGATCTGCTTCTCCGCCAGTGGTGGCGCACGTATGCAGGAAGCACTGATGTCGCTGATGCAGATGGCGAAAACCAGTGCGGCGCTGGCAAAAATGCAGGAGCGCGGTCTGCCTTACATTTCTGTGCTGACCGACCCGACCATGGGCGGCGTCTCCGCCAGTTTTGCCATGCTGGGCGACCTCAACGTCGCGGAACCGAAAGCGCTGATCGGCTTTGCCGGTCCACGCGTTATCGAGCAGACCGTGCGTGAAAAACTGCCGCCGGGCTTCCAGCGCAGTGAGTTCCTGATTGAGAAGGGCGCGATCGATATGATCATTCGCCGCCCGGAAATGCGCTACAAACTGGCGAGCCTGCTGGCAAAAATGATGAACCTGCCGGCACCGCTGCATGACGGTGAACAGTCCGTTCCTGCGACGACTGAATCGGAAAGCAACGAGGCCTGA
- a CDS encoding DedA family protein: MEFLHFLVDFILHIDVHLAELVAQYGVWIYAILFLILFCETGLVVTPFLPGDSLLFVAGALAALPGNDLNVHLMVTLLVVAAVLGDAVNYTIGRLFGERLFSNPNSKIFRRSYLDKTHAFYARHGGKTIILARFVPIVRTFAPFVAGMGHMSYRHFALFNVTGALLWVLLFSYAGYLFGDLPVVQENLKLLIVGIILVSVLPGVIEVWRHRRQAKQQKLP; this comes from the coding sequence ATGGAGTTTCTCCATTTTCTGGTTGATTTTATTTTGCACATTGATGTGCATCTTGCCGAACTGGTTGCGCAGTACGGTGTCTGGATTTACGCTATTTTGTTCCTGATTCTGTTCTGCGAAACCGGACTGGTGGTCACGCCGTTCCTGCCAGGTGACTCGCTGCTGTTTGTCGCGGGCGCGCTGGCGGCGCTGCCGGGCAACGATCTCAATGTGCACCTGATGGTGACATTGCTGGTGGTGGCGGCCGTGCTGGGCGATGCGGTGAACTACACCATTGGCCGTCTCTTCGGTGAGCGGTTGTTCAGCAACCCGAACTCGAAGATTTTCCGTCGCAGCTATCTGGATAAAACCCATGCGTTTTACGCCCGTCACGGCGGAAAAACCATTATCCTGGCGCGTTTTGTACCGATTGTCCGGACTTTTGCGCCGTTTGTGGCCGGAATGGGCCATATGTCTTATCGCCACTTCGCGCTGTTTAACGTGACGGGTGCGCTGTTATGGGTGCTGCTGTTCTCCTATGCCGGCTACCTGTTTGGCGATCTGCCGGTGGTACAGGAAAACCTGAAGCTGCTGATTGTGGGCATTATCCTGGTCTCTGTTCTGCCGGGTGTGATCGAAGTCTGGCGTCATCGCCGTCAGGCTAAGCAGCAGAAGCTGCCATAA
- the truA gene encoding tRNA pseudouridine(38-40) synthase TruA produces MSEGQTHKLALGIEYDGSHYYGWQRQNEVRSVQEKVERALSKVADHPVSIFCAGRTDAGVHGTGQVVHFDTTSQRPDGAWTLGVNANLPPDIAVRWVKAVPDDFHARFSATARRYRYLIYNQRLRPAVLAKGVTHFYHPLDAEKMHRAGQCLLGENDFTSFRAVQCQSRTPWRNVIHLNVTRLGAYVIVDIKANAFVHHMVRNIVGSLMEIGCGNQPESWMATLLAAKDRTLAAATARAEGLYLVAVDYPSHFALPQPPMGPLFLAD; encoded by the coding sequence ATGTCAGAAGGTCAGACGCACAAACTGGCGCTCGGCATCGAGTATGACGGCAGCCACTACTATGGCTGGCAGCGTCAGAACGAAGTCCGCAGCGTGCAGGAGAAGGTGGAGCGCGCCCTGTCGAAAGTGGCTGACCATCCGGTCAGCATTTTCTGCGCGGGCCGGACCGATGCGGGCGTGCATGGAACCGGGCAGGTGGTGCATTTCGACACCACCTCGCAGCGACCGGATGGGGCCTGGACGCTGGGCGTCAACGCCAATCTGCCGCCGGATATTGCAGTCCGCTGGGTAAAGGCGGTGCCGGACGATTTCCATGCCCGTTTCAGCGCCACGGCGCGACGCTATCGCTACCTGATCTACAATCAGCGCCTGCGTCCGGCTGTGCTGGCGAAGGGCGTGACGCATTTTTATCATCCGCTGGATGCGGAGAAGATGCATCGAGCCGGGCAGTGCCTGCTGGGCGAGAATGATTTCACCTCGTTCCGCGCGGTGCAGTGTCAGTCACGCACGCCGTGGCGCAACGTGATTCACCTCAACGTCACGCGCCTGGGCGCTTACGTGATTGTGGATATCAAAGCCAACGCCTTTGTGCATCACATGGTGCGCAATATCGTGGGCAGCCTGATGGAGATAGGCTGCGGCAATCAGCCGGAGTCATGGATGGCAACGCTGCTGGCGGCGAAGGATCGGACATTAGCTGCAGCCACAGCCCGGGCAGAGGGGTTATACCTGGTGGCGGTGGATTATCCATCGCACTTTGCGTTACCACAGCCGCCGATGGGACCCTTGTTCCTCGCGGATTAA
- a CDS encoding aspartate-semialdehyde dehydrogenase, translating into MSDGWNIALLGATGAVGNAVLELLAERQFPVGELYLLASENSAGETKRFEGRSLRVENAESFDWSQAQLAFFVAGRDASARYADDAANAGCLVIDSSELFALEPDVPLVVPDVNPHVLADYRNRNIISVADNLVSQLLTAIKPLVDAAGLGRLQVTNLLSVSSYGKVAVDALAGESARLLNGIPADEHHFGRQLAFNLMPQQADAEGSVESERRLIDQVRKVLQDEGLPIAVSSVQAPVFYGNAQIVHIENLRPLSAEEARAELALAADIRLSEEDEVPTPVTDASGNGELSIGSVRNDYGIPELLQFWSVADNIRFGGALMAVKTAEKLVQEYL; encoded by the coding sequence ATGTCTGACGGCTGGAATATTGCGCTACTTGGCGCGACAGGCGCAGTAGGGAACGCTGTACTGGAACTGCTGGCGGAACGCCAGTTCCCGGTTGGTGAATTATATTTACTGGCCAGCGAGAACAGCGCGGGCGAAACGAAACGCTTCGAGGGCCGCTCGCTGCGGGTTGAAAATGCAGAGTCGTTCGACTGGTCACAGGCGCAGCTGGCCTTTTTCGTCGCGGGACGTGACGCCTCCGCGCGCTACGCCGACGACGCGGCCAACGCGGGCTGTCTGGTGATCGACAGCAGTGAGCTGTTTGCGCTGGAACCCGACGTGCCGCTGGTGGTGCCGGATGTAAACCCGCATGTGCTGGCGGATTATCGCAATCGCAACATTATCAGCGTGGCCGATAACCTGGTGAGCCAGCTGCTGACCGCCATTAAACCGCTGGTGGATGCGGCGGGCCTGGGGCGTCTGCAGGTGACGAATCTGCTCTCCGTCTCCAGCTACGGCAAAGTCGCCGTGGATGCGCTGGCGGGTGAAAGTGCCCGTCTGCTGAATGGTATTCCGGCCGATGAGCACCATTTCGGTCGCCAGCTGGCCTTTAACCTGATGCCACAGCAGGCCGATGCCGAAGGCAGCGTGGAGAGCGAGCGCCGTCTGATCGATCAGGTGCGTAAGGTGCTACAGGACGAAGGCTTACCGATTGCGGTCAGCAGCGTGCAGGCGCCGGTGTTTTACGGCAATGCGCAGATTGTCCACATCGAAAACCTGCGTCCGCTCTCGGCGGAAGAAGCGCGTGCCGAACTGGCGCTGGCGGCAGATATCCGTCTGAGCGAAGAGGATGAGGTGCCGACACCGGTGACGGATGCGTCGGGCAATGGCGAGCTGAGCATTGGCAGCGTGCGCAATGACTACGGTATCCCGGAGCTGCTGCAGTTCTGGTCTGTAGCGGATAACATTCGCTTTGGTGGCGCGCTGATGGCGGTGAAAACCGCCGAGAAACTGGTTCAGGAGTACCTGTAA
- the pdxB gene encoding 4-phosphoerythronate dehydrogenase PdxB, with protein sequence MKILVDENMPYARELFSRTGEVVAVPGRPLPVAELADAQGLMVRSVTQVNEALLAGTPVKFVGTATAGTDHIDEAGLQRAGVAFSAAPGCNAIAVVEYVFSALLLLAERDGFQLRDRTVGIVGVGNVGGRLQKRLEAWGIRTLLCDPPRADRGDEGEFLSLDAVAAQADILTFHTPLFKEGPYRSWHLADAALLMGLKPNTILINACRGAVVDNAALLEVLNMRHDLSVVLDVWEPEPDLSLALLDKVDIATPHIAGYTLEGKARGTTQVFEAWCDFIGQPQQVPLSTLLPVPEFSEITLNGPLDQPTLKRLAHLVYDVRRDDAPLRKVAAKPGEFDRLRKQYQERREWSSLQVNCDDAATAAMLNQLGFNALFSPT encoded by the coding sequence GTGAAAATTCTGGTCGATGAAAATATGCCCTATGCCCGTGAGCTGTTCAGCCGGACCGGCGAGGTGGTTGCGGTGCCGGGGCGTCCGCTGCCGGTGGCAGAACTGGCCGACGCTCAGGGGCTGATGGTGCGCTCCGTCACCCAGGTTAATGAGGCGCTGCTGGCGGGCACGCCGGTGAAGTTTGTCGGCACCGCCACGGCAGGCACCGATCATATCGACGAGGCGGGACTGCAGCGGGCAGGCGTCGCGTTCTCCGCAGCGCCCGGCTGCAACGCCATCGCGGTTGTGGAGTATGTCTTCTCCGCGCTGCTGCTGCTGGCGGAACGTGATGGGTTCCAGCTGCGCGATCGTACCGTCGGGATTGTGGGGGTTGGCAATGTTGGCGGGCGGCTGCAGAAGCGGCTGGAAGCCTGGGGCATCCGCACCCTGCTGTGCGATCCTCCGCGCGCCGATCGCGGTGATGAAGGCGAGTTTCTGTCGCTGGACGCCGTGGCAGCGCAGGCCGATATCCTGACGTTCCACACGCCGCTGTTTAAAGAGGGCCCCTACAGGAGCTGGCATCTGGCCGATGCGGCGCTGCTGATGGGGCTGAAACCCAATACTATTCTGATTAACGCCTGTCGCGGCGCGGTGGTGGACAACGCCGCCCTGCTGGAGGTGCTGAACATGCGGCACGATCTGAGCGTGGTGCTTGATGTCTGGGAGCCGGAGCCGGATCTCTCGCTGGCGCTGCTGGACAAGGTCGATATCGCCACGCCCCATATCGCGGGCTACACGCTGGAAGGCAAGGCGCGCGGCACGACCCAGGTGTTCGAAGCCTGGTGCGACTTTATCGGTCAGCCGCAGCAGGTGCCGCTCAGCACTTTACTGCCGGTGCCGGAGTTCAGCGAGATCACCCTGAATGGCCCGCTGGATCAGCCAACGCTGAAACGCCTGGCGCATCTGGTGTATGATGTGCGCCGCGATGATGCCCCCTTGCGTAAAGTGGCGGCAAAACCCGGTGAGTTCGATCGCCTGCGTAAGCAGTATCAGGAGCGCCGCGAGTGGTCATCGCTGCAGGTAAACTGTGATGATGCCGCCACGGCGGCGATGCTGAATCAGCTGGGCTTTAATGCACTCTTCTCCCCAACATAA
- a CDS encoding DMT family transporter, translating into MFFLYPLVAVVIWSINSIVSKLSASAIDPSAISFYRWLLALLVLTPFVLPGVWRTRQTIKPHLWRLALLGLLGMALYQSLAYYAAHSVSALFMGIIGALIPLFTVLLSVVILRIAPTLGILLGSVISFTGLVWLVSEGNVTRLLSQGLGKGELMMLAASTAYALYGVLTRRWALPLPIWHSLYVQIFFGVLLLLPGFLLAPTIALNLHNLPLVLFAGLFASIIAPFLWIHGVQRLGASTTSIFMNLIPLFTALIAVLFLHEHLHSYHWIGGGLTLAGVILAQRLRTPLTRRKATNLHPL; encoded by the coding sequence ATGTTTTTTCTTTATCCGCTTGTTGCGGTCGTGATCTGGTCGATTAACTCGATTGTCAGCAAGCTTTCGGCCAGCGCGATCGATCCCTCGGCGATCTCATTCTATCGCTGGCTGCTGGCGCTGCTGGTGCTGACGCCGTTTGTGCTGCCTGGCGTCTGGCGCACGCGTCAGACGATTAAGCCGCATCTGTGGCGGCTGGCACTGCTCGGTCTGCTGGGAATGGCACTTTATCAGAGCCTGGCCTATTACGCCGCGCACAGCGTCAGCGCGCTCTTTATGGGGATTATTGGTGCGCTGATCCCGCTGTTTACGGTGCTGCTGAGCGTGGTGATCCTGCGGATTGCCCCGACGCTCGGGATCCTGCTCGGCAGTGTGATCTCCTTTACCGGCCTGGTGTGGCTGGTGAGCGAGGGCAACGTCACCCGGTTGCTGAGCCAGGGGCTGGGCAAGGGAGAACTGATGATGCTGGCCGCCTCGACTGCCTATGCGCTCTATGGCGTGCTGACCCGCCGCTGGGCGCTGCCGCTGCCGATCTGGCACAGCCTCTACGTACAGATTTTCTTTGGTGTGCTGCTGTTACTGCCAGGCTTCCTGCTGGCACCGACGATCGCACTGAACCTGCACAACCTGCCGCTGGTGCTGTTTGCCGGCCTGTTCGCCTCGATCATCGCGCCCTTTTTGTGGATCCACGGCGTGCAGCGCCTGGGGGCCAGCACCACCAGTATCTTTATGAATCTGATCCCGCTGTTTACCGCCCTGATCGCCGTGCTGTTTCTGCATGAACATCTGCACAGCTACCACTGGATTGGTGGCGGTCTGACCCTCGCTGGTGTGATCCTGGCGCAGCGGCTGCGTACTCCCCTCACCCGGCGAAAAGCGACTAACCTGCATCCGTTGTAA
- a CDS encoding sensor histidine kinase → MRLTHSLRGELLAWFGLPLLLLWALSVYTHYQSGLAAANQAYDRSLLASARTVAERLVVRRQHLEVDVPWVVLDSFERNMNDQLFYQVISPEGKTLSGYNDLPPIPITSKMSTAYPALVHFYDGRYHQQRIRVAALWQPVSESGVDGMALVLVAETIHSRQEFARGLMRTALISQSGLVLMTLLLAGLMLRRVLRPLRRLSRTVLQRDGGELTPLPSLPWSELQPLIIAFNRYLARLRGLLARQDRFSADAAHQLRTPLTILKTQVSVALSSERPEAWQESLLGMRHTLDETIVLTDRLLQLARIKARHGEDKPMTRVDLAAIVRDACFSRYTAARTRQIDLGYEGEESSLIAGDGVLIGELCANLLDNAIKYTPCHGIVTARVRAGGLEIEDSGPGIEGAEQLKALQPFQRLDNAGMQPGAGIGLALVQDICAWHGATLQLDRSPQLGGLRVTVRFTTDAG, encoded by the coding sequence ATGCGGCTGACGCATTCGCTGCGGGGTGAGCTGCTGGCCTGGTTTGGCCTGCCGCTGCTGTTGCTCTGGGCGCTGTCGGTTTACACCCACTATCAGAGCGGGCTGGCGGCCGCGAATCAGGCTTACGATCGCTCGCTGCTGGCGTCCGCCCGGACGGTGGCGGAGCGGCTGGTGGTGCGGCGGCAGCATCTGGAGGTGGATGTCCCCTGGGTCGTGCTCGACAGTTTTGAGCGCAACATGAACGATCAGCTCTTCTACCAGGTGATCTCCCCGGAGGGCAAAACGTTATCCGGTTACAACGACCTGCCGCCGATCCCCATCACCAGCAAAATGTCCACTGCCTATCCGGCGCTGGTGCACTTCTATGACGGCCGCTATCACCAGCAACGCATCCGGGTTGCAGCACTCTGGCAGCCGGTGAGCGAGTCAGGTGTGGATGGCATGGCGCTGGTGCTGGTGGCCGAAACCATTCACTCCCGGCAGGAGTTTGCCCGCGGGCTGATGCGAACCGCGCTGATCAGCCAGAGCGGACTGGTACTGATGACACTGCTGCTGGCGGGCCTGATGCTGCGCCGGGTGTTGCGCCCGCTGCGGCGGCTGTCCCGCACCGTGTTACAGCGCGACGGCGGTGAATTGACGCCACTTCCCTCGCTGCCCTGGTCGGAACTGCAACCGCTGATCATCGCCTTTAACCGCTATCTTGCCCGGTTGCGGGGGCTGCTGGCGCGCCAGGATCGTTTCAGTGCTGACGCGGCGCACCAGCTGCGGACGCCGCTCACCATCCTGAAAACGCAGGTCAGCGTTGCGCTCAGCAGTGAACGTCCCGAAGCCTGGCAGGAGAGTCTGCTCGGTATGCGCCATACGCTGGATGAGACTATTGTCCTGACCGATCGGCTGTTGCAGTTAGCCCGCATCAAAGCGCGTCACGGCGAGGATAAACCGATGACGCGGGTGGATCTGGCGGCCATCGTGCGCGACGCCTGCTTCAGCCGCTATACGGCGGCCCGCACCCGGCAGATCGATCTGGGCTATGAAGGAGAAGAGAGCAGCCTGATCGCGGGCGATGGCGTGCTGATTGGCGAACTCTGCGCCAATCTGCTGGACAACGCGATCAAATATACCCCCTGTCACGGCATTGTCACCGCCCGGGTAAGGGCGGGCGGGCTGGAAATTGAGGACAGCGGGCCGGGCATCGAGGGGGCGGAGCAGCTGAAAGCGTTACAGCCTTTTCAGCGGCTGGACAATGCCGGGATGCAGCCGGGCGCCGGTATCGGCCTGGCGCTGGTGCAGGATATCTGCGCCTGGCATGGCGCGACCCTGCAGCTGGATCGCAGTCCGCAACTCGGCGGACTGCGGGTGACGGTACGGTTTACAACGGATGCAGGTTAG
- the tctD gene encoding transcriptional regulator TctD, which produces MRLLLVEDTADLARWLQKALTQKGFAVDWVADGVAADHALQCEAYALVVLDVSLPRIDGLEVLTRLRRRGQSVPVLLLTAHSALDDRVRGLNLGADDYLTKPFELDELEARLRALLRRSQSQTPQNQSLGQLRLDSEGYFLLADRPLALTPRESSVLTTLMQRHGRPVSRQFLYEQTFSLADEASPESIELYVHRVRKKLAGSDVAIVTLRGLGYSLETLPCG; this is translated from the coding sequence ATGCGTCTCTTACTGGTGGAAGATACGGCTGACCTGGCGCGCTGGCTGCAGAAGGCGCTGACGCAAAAAGGGTTTGCGGTTGACTGGGTAGCGGATGGCGTGGCGGCCGATCACGCGTTGCAGTGTGAAGCCTATGCGCTGGTGGTGCTGGATGTCTCTCTGCCTCGGATCGATGGCCTGGAGGTGCTGACCCGTCTGCGGCGGCGGGGTCAGAGCGTGCCGGTGCTGTTGCTGACCGCGCACAGTGCGCTGGACGATCGGGTGCGCGGCCTGAACCTGGGCGCGGATGACTACCTGACCAAACCCTTTGAGCTGGATGAGCTGGAAGCGCGGCTACGGGCGCTGCTGCGGCGCAGTCAGAGTCAGACCCCGCAGAATCAGTCGCTGGGCCAGCTGAGGCTGGACAGCGAAGGCTATTTCCTGCTGGCCGACAGGCCGCTGGCGCTGACGCCGCGCGAATCGAGCGTCCTGACGACGCTGATGCAGCGTCATGGCCGGCCGGTCTCCCGGCAGTTTCTCTATGAGCAGACCTTCAGCCTGGCGGATGAAGCCAGCCCGGAGAGTATCGAGCTTTACGTGCACCGCGTCAGAAAAAAACTGGCAGGCAGCGATGTGGCGATCGTGACGCTGCGCGGGCTGGGCTACAGCCTGGAAACGCTGCCATGCGGCTGA
- a CDS encoding tripartite tricarboxylate transporter substrate binding protein has translation MKKLMPAALATTLLTLMATHAVAAEGPGRTECIAPAKPGGGFDLTCKLLQVSLQETGQIKTPMRVTYMPGGVGAVAYNAIIAQRPAEAGTVVAFSGGSLLNLSQGKFGRYTVDDVKWLAAVGTDYGMVAVRDDAPWKTLGELMAAMKEDPTKVVVGAGASIGSQDWMKTALLAREAGIDPRKMRYVAFEGGGEPVTALLGNHIQVVSGDMSEMVPHLQGGKMRVLAVMSDQRLPGQLAEVPTAKEQGFNIVWPVIRGYYLGPKVSDADYQWWEEAFKKMTETPEFKKQRDLRGLFEFNLTGQALDSYVKKQVADYREQAKSFGLAK, from the coding sequence ATGAAAAAATTAATGCCTGCCGCCCTCGCCACCACCCTGCTGACGCTGATGGCGACCCATGCCGTCGCCGCAGAGGGGCCGGGCCGCACCGAATGTATCGCGCCCGCGAAACCCGGCGGCGGTTTTGATCTGACCTGCAAACTGTTGCAGGTCTCACTGCAGGAAACCGGCCAGATTAAGACGCCGATGCGCGTCACCTACATGCCCGGCGGCGTCGGTGCGGTCGCCTATAACGCCATTATCGCCCAGCGTCCGGCCGAAGCGGGCACCGTTGTCGCCTTCTCCGGCGGCTCGCTGCTTAACCTCTCTCAGGGCAAATTTGGCCGCTATACCGTTGACGACGTGAAGTGGCTGGCGGCCGTCGGCACCGATTACGGCATGGTGGCGGTGCGTGATGACGCGCCGTGGAAAACCCTGGGTGAGCTGATGGCGGCTATGAAAGAAGATCCCACCAAAGTGGTGGTGGGTGCCGGAGCGTCCATCGGCAGCCAGGACTGGATGAAGACCGCGCTGCTGGCACGCGAAGCCGGTATCGATCCCCGCAAGATGCGCTATGTCGCCTTTGAGGGCGGCGGTGAGCCGGTGACGGCGCTGCTCGGCAACCACATTCAGGTGGTCTCCGGTGACATGAGTGAAATGGTGCCGCACCTGCAGGGCGGCAAAATGCGGGTGCTGGCCGTGATGTCCGATCAGCGTCTGCCGGGCCAGCTGGCGGAGGTGCCGACCGCCAAAGAGCAGGGTTTTAACATCGTCTGGCCGGTGATCCGCGGCTACTACTTGGGTCCCAAAGTCAGCGATGCCGATTATCAGTGGTGGGAAGAGGCGTTCAAAAAGATGACAGAGACGCCGGAGTTCAAAAAGCAGCGCGACCTGCGCGGCCTGTTCGAGTTTAACCTGACCGGTCAGGCGCTCGACAGCTACGTGAAGAAGCAGGTGGCAGATTACCGTGAGCAGGCAAAATCCTTTGGCCTGGCCAAATAA
- a CDS encoding tripartite tricarboxylate transporter TctB family protein: MSDRIFAALWLALCLGGMVVAWQIQSEYSYEPVGPRPFPMAILGLMAICAVLMLFRKPDTIQWPASGTLKRLAALAVMMMLYGWLFETLGFAICTTLLTFGIGLLFGARWWAAALAGLVMGTSLFYAFDRLLEVTLPVGSWLS, translated from the coding sequence ATGAGCGATCGTATTTTTGCTGCCCTGTGGCTGGCACTGTGCCTCGGCGGCATGGTGGTGGCCTGGCAGATTCAGAGTGAATACAGTTACGAACCGGTGGGGCCGCGTCCGTTCCCGATGGCGATCCTGGGCCTGATGGCTATCTGCGCCGTGCTGATGCTTTTTCGTAAACCGGACACTATTCAGTGGCCTGCCAGCGGCACCCTGAAACGGCTGGCGGCGCTGGCGGTGATGATGATGCTCTATGGCTGGCTGTTCGAGACGCTGGGCTTTGCCATCTGCACGACGCTGCTGACCTTTGGCATTGGCCTGCTGTTTGGCGCGCGCTGGTGGGCCGCCGCGCTGGCCGGGCTGGTGATGGGCACCTCACTGTTTTACGCATTTGACCGTCTGCTGGAAGTCACGCTTCCGGTCGGCAGCTGGCTGAGTTAA